One genomic region from Streptomyces venezuelae encodes:
- a CDS encoding GNAT family N-acetyltransferase encodes MTTSNGATTSIREAVPGDAAAVASVHVLSWRAAYRDLLPGPYLASLDPEERASVWHERLSAPDRPTVLLATEADGRVVAFSCLRAWPDEEPGEPAEAGAAGEPGASGASLALDPASTAELAALYALPEVWGTGVGRALLAASTEVLVTAGFRTASLWVFAGNTRGRRFYEAAGWRPDGAAVREVTGGRELEELRYRRALLD; translated from the coding sequence ATGACGACATCGAACGGCGCGACGACATCGATACGCGAGGCGGTTCCCGGGGACGCGGCGGCCGTCGCTTCCGTGCACGTCCTGTCCTGGCGGGCCGCCTACCGCGATCTGCTCCCCGGGCCGTATCTGGCCTCGCTGGACCCGGAGGAGCGGGCGTCCGTGTGGCACGAGCGCCTGTCGGCGCCCGACCGGCCCACGGTGCTCCTGGCGACGGAGGCCGACGGGCGGGTCGTGGCCTTCTCCTGTCTCAGGGCCTGGCCGGACGAGGAGCCCGGGGAGCCGGCGGAGGCCGGTGCGGCCGGCGAGCCGGGGGCGTCCGGTGCGTCCCTCGCTCTCGACCCCGCCTCCACCGCCGAACTGGCGGCGCTGTACGCCCTGCCGGAGGTGTGGGGCACGGGTGTCGGGCGGGCGCTGCTCGCCGCGTCCACGGAGGTGCTCGTGACGGCCGGTTTCCGGACCGCCTCGCTGTGGGTGTTCGCCGGGAACACACGGGGCCGCCGCTTCTACGAGGCGGCCGGCTGGCGACCGGACGGCGCGGCCGTCCGCGAGGTCACGGGCGGCCGGGAGCTGGAGGAACTCCGTTACCGGCGGGCGCTGTTGGACTGA
- a CDS encoding methyltransferase domain-containing protein yields MTHAPTPSAAHETAVYTHGHHESVLRSHTWRTAANSAAYLLPELRAGLDVLDVGCGPGTITADLAALVAPGRVTAVDAAEGVLEKARAVAAERGLDNVEFAEADVHALDFPDDSFDVVHAHQVLQHVGDPVQALREMRRVCRPGGVVAARDSDYGAFAWFPERPALDGWLDLYHRVARANGGEPDAGRRLFSWAREAGFTDVTTTAATWCFATPEERAWWSGLWADRTTGSVYAELAVKGGHATDAELAAIGEAWREWGEREDAWFMVPHGEILCRVS; encoded by the coding sequence ATGACGCATGCCCCCACCCCGTCGGCGGCCCACGAGACCGCCGTCTACACCCACGGCCACCACGAGTCCGTCCTGCGTTCGCACACCTGGCGGACCGCCGCCAATTCCGCCGCCTACCTGCTGCCCGAGCTGCGGGCGGGGCTCGACGTCCTGGACGTGGGCTGCGGCCCGGGCACGATCACGGCCGATCTGGCCGCGCTGGTGGCGCCCGGCCGGGTGACCGCCGTCGACGCCGCCGAGGGCGTCCTGGAGAAGGCACGCGCGGTCGCCGCTGAACGCGGCCTGGACAACGTCGAGTTCGCCGAGGCGGACGTCCACGCCCTGGACTTCCCCGACGACTCCTTCGACGTCGTCCACGCCCACCAGGTGCTGCAGCACGTCGGCGACCCCGTCCAGGCCCTGCGCGAGATGCGGCGGGTGTGCAGGCCGGGCGGGGTCGTCGCGGCCCGCGACAGCGACTACGGAGCCTTCGCCTGGTTCCCCGAACGCCCCGCGCTGGACGGGTGGCTGGACCTGTACCACCGGGTCGCACGGGCGAACGGCGGCGAACCGGACGCCGGGCGGCGGCTGTTCTCCTGGGCCCGGGAGGCGGGCTTCACCGACGTCACGACGACCGCGGCGACCTGGTGCTTCGCCACCCCCGAGGAGCGCGCCTGGTGGAGCGGCCTGTGGGCGGACCGGACGACCGGCTCCGTCTACGCCGAGCTGGCCGTGAAGGGCGGCCACGCGACGGACGCCGAGCTGGCGGCGATCGGGGAGGCCTGGCGGGAGTGGGGCGAGCGGGAGGACGCCTGGTTCATGGTCCCGCACGGCGAGATCCTGTGCCGGGTGTCCTGA